The following coding sequences lie in one Alloacidobacterium dinghuense genomic window:
- a CDS encoding efflux transporter outer membrane subunit, whose protein sequence is MTALSASGLLLSGCTVGPNYVRPAVPTPPAFQEPATTSNATLPSSAAWWEVFRDPKLNELEVQAEKANRDIGIAVAHVDQADAARRSVRSNLYPTVAAQPSVSRTREAQQRPNNGNTYGQASTYNDLLLPLTMSYEIDVWGRVRRMVQSATAAEQASQNDLRFVKLTVAASVATDYYMLRETDSEVVILQETEKDLQRGYNITDDQFRHGLISELAVKQAQTLLEQTRAQIEGLHIQRDQSEHAIAVLTGQTVEGFHISPDVQSVNVPRIPPGLPSDLLERRPDVASAERLAASASAQIGVAKAAYYPQFSLTGFAGYESSNPASLLNWQNTIASLMGSAVAPIFTGGRLRANVDQAQAAYRQAVLQYEKSVLVAYGDVEDQLASIHYLARQSQAEASAVADAKRAADIALNQYQAGLVSYLDVVVAQQTLLTNEQTAAQVNGAQAVSTVALIRALGGGWQSGTDITALKPHS, encoded by the coding sequence TTGACGGCACTGTCTGCTTCAGGATTACTTCTCTCAGGCTGCACGGTCGGCCCGAATTATGTACGTCCGGCAGTGCCTACGCCTCCGGCTTTCCAGGAGCCTGCAACAACGAGCAATGCGACTCTTCCTTCCTCGGCTGCATGGTGGGAGGTTTTTCGTGATCCGAAGCTGAACGAGCTTGAAGTCCAGGCGGAAAAAGCTAACCGCGACATCGGCATCGCTGTTGCGCATGTTGATCAGGCGGATGCGGCAAGGCGCTCGGTACGATCGAATCTTTATCCGACAGTAGCTGCCCAGCCTTCTGTCTCACGAACACGCGAAGCTCAGCAACGTCCCAACAATGGCAATACCTATGGTCAAGCATCCACATACAACGACCTGCTACTGCCGCTAACCATGAGCTATGAGATTGATGTCTGGGGTCGAGTCCGGCGTATGGTGCAATCGGCAACAGCAGCGGAACAAGCTTCGCAAAACGACTTGCGTTTCGTGAAGCTGACAGTTGCAGCATCTGTCGCAACCGACTATTACATGCTGCGCGAAACAGATTCTGAAGTTGTAATTCTCCAGGAAACTGAAAAAGATTTACAACGCGGATACAACATCACAGATGATCAGTTTCGCCATGGCCTGATCAGTGAGCTTGCAGTCAAGCAGGCTCAGACTTTGCTCGAGCAGACGCGCGCGCAGATTGAAGGACTGCATATTCAGCGCGATCAGTCGGAACACGCCATCGCCGTGCTGACTGGACAGACAGTGGAAGGCTTTCATATCAGCCCCGATGTCCAGTCCGTCAACGTACCGCGCATTCCACCCGGCTTGCCGTCCGATCTGCTTGAACGACGTCCGGACGTTGCCTCGGCTGAACGCTTGGCAGCTTCAGCGAGCGCACAGATCGGCGTTGCCAAGGCTGCGTATTATCCTCAGTTCTCTCTCACCGGATTCGCAGGATATGAAAGCAGCAATCCAGCGTCGCTTCTTAATTGGCAGAACACGATTGCATCTCTTATGGGGTCAGCTGTAGCACCGATCTTTACAGGTGGAAGGCTGCGCGCCAATGTAGATCAGGCCCAAGCTGCATATCGCCAGGCAGTCCTGCAGTACGAGAAATCTGTACTTGTGGCTTATGGTGATGTCGAAGATCAACTCGCGTCCATTCATTATCTTGCGCGTCAGTCTCAGGCGGAAGCGAGCGCTGTCGCAGATGCAAAACGCGCAGCCGACATTGCGTTGAACCAGTATCAGGCTGGTCTCGTCAGCTATCTGGACGTAGTTGTTGCGCAGCAGACGCTGCTAACCAACGAACAGACTGCTGCGCAGGTTAACGGCGCCCAGGCAGTGTCCACGGTTGCACTGATTCGTGCGTTGGGAGGCGGATGGCAGTCGGGTACGGACATCACGGCCCTAAAGCCACATTCGTAA
- the katG gene encoding catalase/peroxidase HPI, protein MSTAAKCPFHHTAGEGTSNRDWWPKQLNLNILHQHSPLSDPLGKDFNYAEAFKSLDLEAVKNDLRALMTTSQDWWPADFGHYGPLFIRMAWHSAGTYRTGDGRGGAGSGQQRFAPLNSWPDNVSLDKARRLIWPIKQKYGNKISWADLIVLTGNVALESMGFKTFGFGGGREDVWEPDQDVYWGTETTWLGGDLRYGKGQSGDGVLVADAEMHGSEHDRTAGGSNERNLENPLAAVQMGLIYVNPEGPDGNPDPLAAAHDIRETFARMAMNDEETVALIAGGHTFGKTHGAGPSSHVGPEPESAGIEAQGLGWKSSFGTGSGGDAITSGIEVIWTTTPTQWSNQFFDHLFRYEWELTKSPAGANQWKPKGDAGNGTVPDPHDPSKRRSPSMLTTDLALRLDPIYEKISRRFYENPDQLADAFARAWFKLTHRDMGPRARYLGPDVPAEDLIWQDPIPAVDHKLIDEQDIATLKNKILASGLPISQLVSTAWASASTFRGSDKRGGANGARIRLEPQKDWKVNQPDQLAIVLKTLEGIQSEFNSSQSGGKKVSLADLIVLAGCAGVEQAAKNAGHTVTVPFSPGRTDASQEQTDVDSFDVLEPIADGFRNYLKSKYRVPAESLLIDKAQLLTLTAPELTVLIGGMRALGANFGETEHGVYTRQPGALTNDFFINLLDMGTEWKPVSDAQDMFEGHDRRTGELKWTGTRVDLIFGSNAQLRALAEVYGSSDAQEKFVHDFIAAWNKVMNLDRFDLA, encoded by the coding sequence ATGTCAACCGCAGCAAAGTGCCCGTTCCATCACACCGCCGGTGAAGGCACATCGAATCGTGACTGGTGGCCGAAGCAGCTAAATCTGAACATTCTGCACCAGCACTCGCCCCTGTCCGATCCCCTTGGCAAAGACTTCAACTATGCCGAAGCGTTTAAGAGCCTTGACCTGGAAGCCGTGAAGAATGACCTTCGTGCGCTGATGACTACTTCGCAGGACTGGTGGCCGGCGGACTTCGGCCACTATGGGCCATTATTCATTCGCATGGCGTGGCACAGCGCCGGAACGTACCGCACCGGCGACGGCCGCGGAGGCGCGGGATCCGGTCAGCAGCGCTTCGCTCCTCTAAACAGCTGGCCCGACAACGTGAGCCTCGACAAAGCGCGTCGGCTGATCTGGCCGATCAAGCAGAAGTACGGCAACAAAATTTCATGGGCCGACCTCATCGTTCTCACCGGCAACGTCGCTCTGGAATCGATGGGCTTTAAGACTTTCGGCTTTGGCGGCGGCCGCGAGGACGTCTGGGAGCCGGATCAGGACGTCTACTGGGGCACGGAAACCACCTGGCTGGGCGGCGATCTTCGCTACGGCAAGGGGCAGTCCGGTGACGGCGTGCTCGTAGCCGACGCGGAGATGCATGGCAGCGAACATGATCGCACCGCCGGTGGCTCCAATGAGCGAAATCTGGAGAACCCACTCGCAGCAGTGCAGATGGGCCTGATCTATGTGAATCCGGAAGGCCCCGACGGCAACCCGGATCCTCTCGCCGCAGCTCACGATATTCGTGAGACCTTCGCCCGCATGGCTATGAACGACGAAGAAACGGTAGCGCTGATCGCGGGCGGTCATACCTTCGGCAAGACTCACGGCGCCGGACCGTCGTCTCACGTGGGACCTGAGCCTGAAAGCGCCGGCATCGAGGCGCAGGGCCTCGGCTGGAAGAGCAGCTTCGGCACTGGCAGCGGTGGGGACGCGATCACAAGCGGCATTGAAGTCATCTGGACGACCACGCCGACACAATGGAGCAACCAGTTCTTTGATCACCTATTTCGCTACGAATGGGAACTGACCAAGAGTCCGGCCGGAGCAAATCAGTGGAAGCCGAAGGGCGACGCCGGCAACGGAACAGTGCCTGATCCGCATGACCCGTCAAAGCGTCGCTCGCCGTCGATGCTGACAACGGATCTCGCTCTCCGCCTCGATCCTATCTACGAAAAGATTTCGCGGCGCTTCTATGAGAATCCAGATCAGCTCGCAGACGCCTTTGCCCGTGCGTGGTTCAAGCTGACGCATCGCGACATGGGGCCGCGTGCGCGTTATCTCGGCCCGGATGTTCCTGCCGAAGATCTCATATGGCAAGACCCCATCCCCGCAGTCGATCACAAACTGATTGATGAGCAGGACATTGCCACCCTAAAGAACAAGATTCTGGCTTCGGGACTACCGATCTCGCAACTGGTCTCTACGGCCTGGGCGTCGGCGTCCACTTTCCGCGGCTCTGACAAACGCGGCGGCGCGAACGGCGCGCGCATTCGTCTGGAGCCGCAGAAAGACTGGAAAGTGAATCAGCCGGATCAACTGGCGATTGTGCTGAAGACGCTCGAAGGCATCCAGAGCGAATTTAACAGCAGTCAGTCCGGCGGCAAGAAGGTATCGCTTGCTGACCTGATCGTCTTGGCCGGCTGCGCAGGCGTAGAGCAGGCGGCTAAGAATGCGGGGCACACTGTGACCGTTCCTTTCTCGCCGGGGCGCACCGACGCCTCACAGGAACAGACCGATGTGGACTCCTTTGATGTGCTCGAACCGATCGCGGACGGCTTCCGCAACTACCTCAAAAGCAAATACCGCGTGCCGGCCGAGTCGCTGCTGATCGATAAGGCTCAGCTGCTGACGCTCACCGCGCCTGAGCTTACGGTGCTCATCGGCGGCATGCGTGCGCTGGGTGCGAACTTCGGAGAAACCGAACATGGTGTCTACACCAGGCAGCCAGGAGCGCTGACCAACGACTTCTTCATCAATCTGCTCGACATGGGTACGGAGTGGAAGCCGGTCTCAGACGCGCAGGACATGTTTGAAGGGCACGATCGCAGAACAGGTGAACTCAAGTGGACCGGCACGCGTGTCGATCTCATCTTCGGTTCCAATGCCCAGCTCCGGGCGCTGGCCGAAGTCTACGGAAGTTCAGACGCGCAGGAGAAATTTGTTCATGACTTCATTGCGGCCTGGAACAAGGTGATGAACCTTGATCGCTTCGACCTTGCGTGA
- a CDS encoding YkgB family protein — protein sequence MRIISSFRILLVQQRLTTVNRVASPGKDKIVKMLIRLLSKTSLFKGELDNHLVRASMVIIYFFFGYQKWFNYEAQGLIPFFTHGALIFWMYPVFGIKGSSYFLGVSEWLFGALLLAGFWNKKLGVLGALGSIFTFIATVTIIPFMPDGWAASAGGFPAMVGNVAFLMKDVVLLAVSFYLMKQDIVKVTSAAEIAR from the coding sequence ATGCGTATCATCTCTTCCTTCAGAATACTTCTTGTGCAGCAGAGGCTGACAACAGTAAATCGCGTGGCCTCGCCTGGAAAGGACAAAATCGTGAAAATGCTCATCAGGCTCCTATCAAAAACGAGCCTCTTCAAAGGAGAGCTTGACAACCATCTCGTTCGCGCATCGATGGTGATCATCTATTTCTTCTTCGGGTATCAGAAATGGTTTAACTATGAAGCGCAGGGGCTGATTCCATTTTTTACCCACGGGGCTCTCATCTTTTGGATGTATCCGGTCTTTGGCATCAAAGGCTCCTCTTACTTCCTGGGCGTCTCCGAATGGCTGTTCGGGGCGTTGTTGTTGGCGGGGTTCTGGAACAAGAAACTGGGAGTGTTGGGAGCTCTCGGGTCAATATTTACCTTCATCGCGACGGTCACGATCATCCCCTTCATGCCGGATGGCTGGGCCGCTTCCGCTGGCGGATTTCCGGCAATGGTCGGAAATGTTGCTTTCCTGATGAAAGATGTGGTGCTGCTGGCTGTGTCGTTTTATCTAATGAAGCAGGATATTGTTAAGGTCACGTCTGCTGCTGAGATTGCGAGATGA
- a CDS encoding AraC family transcriptional regulator, with translation MDRLTPFFERFSLTARVFYSGRLCGSTGNHDSEFAGHLHVLKKGKLKIIQPNARQIVIDIPSIVFFPRPHRHRLRGPEQDGAELVCATIEFGAGMLNPLIASFPEPLVLPLDALPELAPTLRLLFSEAFSESPGRQAAIDRLFEYVFVLLIRSAMNARLIDSGVLIGLSDSRLGRAIEAMHKHPGTSWSLEQLAQHAGMSRARFAAHFRRVVGVTPFDYLTNWRLAVAQTMLRKGNSLKLIAPAVGYANATALSRVFTQHLGLPPSEWLAHSQIQTTPTGS, from the coding sequence ATGGATCGACTGACGCCTTTCTTCGAAAGATTTTCTCTCACGGCTCGTGTGTTCTATTCGGGACGCCTGTGCGGAAGTACCGGTAATCATGACAGCGAATTCGCTGGCCATCTTCACGTGCTCAAGAAAGGAAAGCTGAAAATCATTCAGCCAAATGCTCGTCAGATAGTCATTGATATCCCGAGCATCGTGTTTTTTCCACGCCCTCACCGCCACCGTCTTCGTGGCCCTGAGCAAGATGGCGCCGAACTCGTATGCGCCACCATCGAATTTGGCGCCGGAATGTTGAATCCCCTCATTGCGTCATTTCCTGAGCCGCTCGTCCTTCCGCTCGATGCCCTTCCCGAACTTGCGCCGACACTGCGGCTTTTGTTCTCAGAGGCCTTCTCAGAATCACCAGGCCGTCAGGCCGCCATCGATCGATTGTTCGAGTATGTCTTTGTGCTTCTCATACGATCAGCAATGAATGCGCGCCTGATCGATAGCGGAGTCCTGATAGGACTCAGTGATTCTCGTCTGGGCAGGGCAATTGAGGCCATGCATAAACACCCTGGGACATCCTGGTCGCTCGAACAACTGGCGCAACATGCTGGCATGTCTCGTGCGCGCTTCGCCGCCCACTTTCGCCGGGTTGTCGGCGTCACACCATTCGATTACCTGACAAATTGGCGCCTGGCGGTTGCCCAAACAATGTTGCGTAAAGGCAATTCGCTGAAACTCATCGCGCCCGCTGTCGGATATGCGAATGCGACAGCTCTATCGCGAGTCTTTACGCAACACCTCGGATTGCCGCCCTCCGAGTGGCTTGCTCACAGTCAGATTCAGACAACTCCTACAGGGAGTTGA
- a CDS encoding efflux RND transporter periplasmic adaptor subunit, with the protein MEGKNILRTSPMVPRANGKKLLWFLVIPCLLCVLGLITLRENAQGGKVLAANTHSSLAIPVNVIQANQGEASNEIVLPATLQAYDESPVYARTNGYVRKWYVDIGQRVKSGELLAVIDAPEVDQQLLRARAMLSQSQANLTLAAVTAKRYQELIADNSVAQQQVDQNNQNLAAQQANVAAASADVANLEQQQIYEKVIAPFDGIVTERHTDIGDLINAGNSGPGAELFRVSRTSTMRIFIPVPEEYSQQIHDGMHVSVELTELPGQRFDGQVTRSTESINVSSRTLMVEVDVPNPAGKLLPGAYAQVHIKLFAPTRPLLVPAGSILFQSAGPQIAVVTAEHQIELRKVTIGSDFGNTVEITSGITAQDSIVANPPDYLVDGMPVTIQGHSGNAKGQASHA; encoded by the coding sequence ATGGAAGGTAAAAATATTTTGCGAACATCGCCAATGGTGCCTCGTGCAAATGGCAAGAAGTTGCTGTGGTTTCTGGTGATTCCTTGTCTCCTGTGTGTGTTGGGTCTTATCACTCTGCGCGAGAATGCGCAAGGCGGTAAAGTACTTGCTGCGAATACTCACTCTTCGCTGGCAATTCCTGTCAATGTCATTCAAGCAAATCAGGGTGAGGCTTCGAATGAAATCGTGCTGCCCGCTACGCTCCAGGCCTACGATGAGTCCCCGGTATATGCACGCACGAATGGCTATGTTCGTAAGTGGTATGTCGACATTGGGCAGCGCGTAAAGAGCGGAGAATTGCTCGCGGTTATTGATGCACCGGAAGTCGATCAACAACTCCTTCGTGCTCGTGCCATGCTCAGCCAGTCACAAGCGAACCTGACCCTGGCCGCAGTGACTGCAAAACGCTATCAGGAGCTGATTGCGGATAACTCGGTAGCTCAGCAACAAGTCGATCAGAACAACCAGAATCTTGCCGCTCAACAGGCAAATGTAGCGGCTGCTTCCGCTGACGTGGCCAATCTGGAACAACAACAGATCTATGAAAAAGTGATCGCTCCTTTTGATGGAATCGTCACGGAACGCCATACAGACATTGGTGATCTGATTAATGCCGGAAACAGTGGACCAGGTGCAGAGCTGTTCCGGGTATCGAGAACCAGCACCATGCGCATCTTCATTCCCGTTCCAGAGGAGTATAGTCAACAGATTCATGATGGCATGCATGTAAGCGTGGAGCTCACTGAGTTGCCTGGCCAGCGCTTCGACGGACAAGTGACGCGGAGCACGGAATCGATCAATGTATCGTCGCGCACGCTCATGGTTGAGGTTGATGTTCCTAACCCCGCGGGAAAACTCCTGCCGGGAGCATACGCGCAGGTTCACATCAAGCTGTTTGCTCCTACTCGCCCTCTTCTCGTTCCGGCGGGATCCATCTTGTTTCAGTCTGCCGGACCTCAGATCGCCGTAGTGACCGCTGAACATCAGATCGAGCTTCGCAAGGTGACAATTGGCAGCGACTTCGGCAATACCGTAGAAATCACCAGTGGAATCACAGCACAAGACAGTATTGTCGCCAATCCTCCGGACTATCTCGTTGATGGAATGCCGGTCACAATTCAGGGCCACAGTGGCAATGCAAAAGGTCAGGCAAGCCATGCGTGA
- a CDS encoding LysR family transcriptional regulator, with product MEFHQLRYVCAIAETGSFSRAAERCQVAQPSLSQQVLKLEEDLGAKLFDRLGRSVRLTEAGRAFLPHARSILSQMETARSSVADKCADVRGSVAVGVIPTIAPYLMPRCTTAFTKKYPDAKLRIVEETTPILVESLRDLSIDLAILALPLRHKDLELFPLSTEPLFAVLPKDHPRASVKSLALKDLRGESFVMLRDGHCFRDLSIAACVHARVTPRIAFESDQFSSLFGMVAAGVGISLVPEMAIDRNAGCRFVHLSDARATRTIVAAILRGRSFNRVQQAFLSGIKN from the coding sequence ATGGAGTTTCATCAGCTGCGTTATGTCTGTGCTATCGCGGAAACAGGAAGTTTCAGCCGCGCCGCCGAGCGCTGCCAGGTCGCCCAGCCCTCGCTCTCGCAACAAGTTCTTAAGCTTGAGGAAGATCTGGGTGCAAAACTCTTCGACCGCCTGGGGCGAAGCGTGCGCCTCACCGAGGCCGGTCGTGCCTTTCTGCCCCACGCCCGCTCAATTCTGAGCCAGATGGAGACGGCGCGATCAAGCGTGGCCGATAAGTGCGCGGACGTTCGCGGCAGCGTGGCCGTAGGCGTTATCCCGACCATTGCGCCCTACCTGATGCCGCGCTGCACGACGGCCTTCACGAAGAAGTACCCTGATGCGAAGCTGCGCATTGTTGAAGAAACAACGCCGATCCTGGTCGAAAGCCTGCGAGACCTGTCGATCGATCTTGCGATTCTTGCTCTTCCGCTGCGTCACAAAGACCTGGAGTTGTTTCCCCTTAGCACCGAACCACTCTTCGCCGTGCTGCCCAAGGATCATCCCCGCGCCAGCGTAAAATCGCTTGCCCTCAAAGACCTCCGAGGAGAGTCTTTCGTCATGCTGCGCGACGGCCACTGTTTCCGCGACCTCAGCATCGCTGCCTGCGTCCACGCCCGCGTCACGCCGCGTATCGCGTTCGAGAGCGACCAGTTCAGCAGCCTTTTTGGAATGGTCGCCGCCGGGGTTGGCATCTCGCTCGTCCCAGAAATGGCGATAGACCGGAACGCCGGCTGCCGCTTCGTGCACCTCAGTGACGCGCGCGCGACTCGCACCATCGTTGCCGCCATTCTGCGCGGACGCAGCTTCAACCGCGTCCAGCAGGCCTTTTTGTCAGGAATCAAGAATTAG
- a CDS encoding PadR family transcriptional regulator, producing the protein MSGRDYLGEFEHITVLALLRLEDRAYGVTVRQEIEQRTRREVSIGAVYATLDRLEAKGYVTSYMGDPTPERGGRSKRFFRVTAKGSAAASRTHHAFQRMADGLNFTRSFAWHQNHEPPALRV; encoded by the coding sequence ATGTCTGGACGCGACTATCTCGGCGAATTCGAACACATAACTGTTCTTGCGTTGCTTCGGCTGGAAGATCGCGCTTATGGCGTTACCGTGCGCCAGGAGATCGAGCAACGAACGCGACGCGAGGTCTCGATCGGAGCTGTATACGCAACCCTTGACCGCCTGGAAGCCAAAGGATACGTCACGTCTTACATGGGGGATCCAACCCCCGAGCGCGGTGGACGTTCAAAGCGTTTCTTTCGCGTCACGGCGAAGGGATCGGCAGCTGCAAGCCGCACACATCACGCTTTCCAACGCATGGCAGATGGTCTCAATTTCACTCGGAGCTTCGCATGGCATCAGAATCACGAGCCGCCCGCCCTCCGCGTATAG
- a CDS encoding permease prefix domain 2-containing transporter: protein MASESRAARPPRIADWLISLFAVLDEAESILGDLQEEFSLKVSRFGLAFARRWYWSQTLRTVVHLASVSARTRPWLTASAVVGGFLVRKVLGPLVEPAMFALIERSQLLERHFGAYKFFASTGIDAAHLLVFLIVGFVVALVAGEVEIVATTTLAMIYAAMAVVASVYIVSSTRDSAMLWRLTWYFADSFAIVLAGVIIRTRRRYSTV from the coding sequence ATGGCATCAGAATCACGAGCCGCCCGCCCTCCGCGTATAGCGGATTGGCTGATAAGCCTGTTCGCCGTTCTTGACGAAGCTGAATCCATTCTCGGCGACTTGCAAGAGGAATTTTCTCTGAAGGTATCGAGATTTGGCCTGGCCTTCGCGCGACGGTGGTATTGGTCGCAGACGCTGAGAACTGTTGTGCATCTCGCGAGCGTCAGTGCGCGAACTCGCCCATGGTTGACAGCTTCCGCAGTTGTCGGTGGTTTCTTGGTTCGGAAAGTTCTCGGTCCCTTGGTAGAGCCTGCTATGTTTGCGCTGATTGAAAGGTCTCAGTTGCTCGAACGACACTTTGGCGCCTACAAATTCTTCGCATCAACTGGCATCGATGCGGCGCACCTTCTCGTGTTCCTGATCGTTGGCTTTGTCGTTGCCCTCGTTGCCGGAGAAGTAGAAATAGTGGCAACAACGACCTTGGCCATGATTTACGCTGCAATGGCTGTCGTCGCGTCTGTTTACATCGTCAGCAGTACAAGGGACAGCGCAATGCTTTGGCGGCTGACGTGGTATTTTGCTGATTCCTTCGCGATCGTCTTGGCCGGAGTCATCATCCGAACGCGTAGAAGATATTCCACGGTTTGA
- a CDS encoding trypsin-like peptidase domain-containing protein — protein MNDQNAKLLVVESDDLLREALAATLRDSGYEVSTDYSGGMKAVLAFEPDLVILGADPPQLDCCDLLSEIKGSKHTRNVRVVMLVHGSSAERTRGLDLGADDALSLPLDPPEFLSRIRSQLKSKQVADELGERLRLTEEHENTNRQVVTAVNEERRTLLLGAVAIVAVLIIVGLVSFSFYRRGHAENVRVYAAITRLQTGALSQQSLMQRSLQSLGNETARTTSSQPEDNVALKDQVSAVEGRLQKLETEGKAAHTIIEADEPSVCLIHVALAFRDHDTGLKLHYAALTSTGEPETDKSNNPLVSLTGIGPEVHLDVFGTGFLASDDGQILTNHHVAEPWWQNDEIKEMLDQGLDPEIAEMTAYFPSVTHGISITTKKISSDADVALVKGNVSGLGIRHIALADGRDSAVGGSPVLLLGYPTGVDAILARTGAATLQAIAASSKGDPKEVMEELAHRHLIKPVATQGHIGDVLPDKIIYDAQTTHGGSGGPLFNDQGQVIGINFAMVRDFGGSNFAIPARFAESLLKP, from the coding sequence ATGAACGACCAGAATGCGAAATTATTAGTAGTGGAATCTGACGATCTCCTGAGAGAAGCCCTCGCGGCCACGTTGAGAGACTCTGGATACGAGGTCTCAACCGACTACAGCGGGGGAATGAAAGCCGTTCTCGCTTTCGAGCCTGACCTCGTCATTCTCGGGGCGGACCCACCGCAGCTTGATTGTTGCGACCTTCTTTCTGAGATCAAAGGTTCAAAGCACACTCGCAATGTGCGAGTTGTGATGTTAGTTCATGGGAGTTCGGCGGAGCGAACTCGGGGATTGGATCTCGGGGCCGACGATGCATTGTCGCTGCCTCTTGATCCACCCGAGTTCCTTTCGCGGATACGCTCTCAGCTTAAGAGCAAACAGGTCGCTGACGAGCTTGGGGAGCGGCTTCGCCTTACCGAGGAGCACGAGAACACCAATCGGCAAGTGGTAACGGCGGTGAACGAGGAGCGACGGACGCTGCTTCTGGGCGCCGTAGCCATTGTTGCTGTGCTTATCATTGTTGGCCTTGTCTCATTCTCCTTCTACCGTCGTGGACATGCAGAAAACGTCAGGGTCTATGCCGCTATTACACGACTGCAAACCGGCGCGCTCTCGCAACAAAGCCTGATGCAACGTTCTCTCCAGAGCCTCGGAAACGAGACGGCGCGAACCACAAGCAGCCAACCGGAAGACAATGTTGCTCTCAAAGACCAGGTATCGGCAGTGGAAGGCCGCCTTCAGAAGCTCGAAACCGAAGGAAAAGCTGCACACACAATCATCGAGGCCGATGAGCCGAGCGTCTGTCTCATCCATGTTGCGCTCGCCTTCCGCGATCACGATACCGGGTTGAAATTGCACTATGCGGCGCTGACAAGCACCGGCGAGCCTGAGACCGACAAGTCCAACAATCCCTTAGTGAGCCTTACAGGGATCGGTCCAGAGGTACACCTCGATGTTTTTGGCACCGGATTTCTTGCATCCGATGATGGACAGATCCTCACTAACCATCACGTCGCCGAACCCTGGTGGCAGAACGACGAGATTAAGGAGATGCTCGATCAGGGGCTCGATCCGGAGATTGCTGAGATGACGGCTTATTTCCCCAGCGTGACTCATGGCATCTCGATCACAACCAAGAAGATTTCTTCCGACGCAGATGTTGCACTCGTCAAAGGAAATGTTTCAGGGCTTGGTATTCGGCATATTGCGCTGGCCGATGGGCGCGACTCGGCTGTCGGTGGCAGTCCGGTACTGTTGCTTGGCTATCCTACCGGCGTGGATGCGATTCTGGCACGAACTGGAGCAGCTACTCTTCAGGCGATTGCGGCGTCATCGAAGGGCGATCCGAAAGAGGTGATGGAAGAGCTCGCGCACCGTCATTTGATCAAGCCTGTCGCCACTCAGGGACACATCGGCGATGTACTGCCGGACAAAATCATTTATGACGCCCAGACCACCCACGGCGGTTCTGGCGGCCCGCTCTTCAATGATCAAGGCCAGGTTATTGGTATCAATTTTGCGATGGTACGTGACTTCGGGGGGTCGAATTTTGCTATTCCCGCCCGTTTTGCAGAATCGCTCTTAAAGCCCTGA